The following proteins are co-located in the Vigna unguiculata cultivar IT97K-499-35 chromosome 9, ASM411807v1, whole genome shotgun sequence genome:
- the LOC114162778 gene encoding defensin-like protein 1, protein MRKSCGFFFLLLLLVFASQVVVQTEGRVCESQSHGFKGACTGDHNCALVCRNEGFSGGNCRGFRRRCFCTKIC, encoded by the exons ATGAGGAAATCATGTGGCTTTTTCTTCTTGCTCCTTCTTCTGGTCTTTGCTTCCC AGGTGGTGGTGCAGACGGAGGGAAGAGTGTGCGAGTCACAGAGCCACGGGTTCAAGGGTGCATGTACCGGAGACCATAACTGTGCTCTGGTATGCAGGAACGAAGGCTTCTCCGGTGGCAACTGCAGAGGCTTCCGCCGCCGATGCTTCTGTACCAAGATTTGCTGA